In Marivivens aquimaris, one genomic interval encodes:
- a CDS encoding zinc-finger domain-containing protein, whose product MTIAAPETKIVDTYKIACDGGEGALGHPRVWLTIPHEEGFVECPYCDCRYEISDNPSHDH is encoded by the coding sequence ATGACCATTGCAGCACCCGAAACCAAGATCGTCGACACGTACAAGATCGCCTGTGACGGTGGCGAAGGTGCTCTGGGCCATCCGCGCGTCTGGCTGACGATCCCGCACGAAGAGGGCTTCGTCGAGTGCCCGTACTGCGATTGCCGTTACGAGATCAGCGACAACCCTTCGCACGACCACTGA
- a CDS encoding ABC transporter ATP-binding protein: MTENAIEIEGLRKTYAATPRTEAKEALKGIDLNIPRGSIFGLLGPNGAGKSTIINILAGLVNKTGGRVNIWGFDQDKNPRQSRAAIGIMPQEPNLDPFFTPRGSLEVQAGLYGVPKSQRRTKEILELIGLTDKAEAYARSLSGGMRRRLLLGKALVHTPQILVLDEPTAGVDIELRNMLWANVRRLNEEQGMTIILTTHYLEEAQEMCDEIAIINHGQLITRDTTANLLGRLDSKTMVITPAVETAIPDLPAGLTAATRKDGSLAFTYKPRETSAEEVLAVVHNAGIRIADVKTEEADLEDVFLALTSNK; this comes from the coding sequence ATGACGGAAAACGCCATCGAGATCGAAGGTCTGCGCAAGACTTATGCGGCCACGCCCCGCACCGAAGCCAAAGAAGCGCTGAAGGGAATCGATCTCAACATCCCGCGCGGCTCGATCTTCGGCCTTCTCGGCCCGAACGGCGCAGGCAAATCGACGATCATCAACATCCTCGCTGGCCTCGTGAACAAAACCGGTGGCCGCGTGAATATCTGGGGCTTCGATCAGGACAAGAACCCACGCCAGTCCCGCGCCGCCATCGGCATCATGCCGCAAGAGCCGAATCTCGATCCGTTTTTCACTCCGCGCGGCAGCCTCGAAGTACAAGCGGGCCTCTACGGCGTGCCGAAATCGCAGCGCCGCACCAAGGAAATCCTCGAGCTCATCGGCCTCACCGACAAAGCCGAAGCCTACGCGCGCTCACTCTCGGGCGGTATGCGCCGCCGCCTCTTGCTAGGCAAAGCGCTGGTCCACACCCCGCAGATCCTCGTCCTTGACGAGCCGACCGCTGGCGTCGACATCGAACTGCGCAACATGCTCTGGGCCAACGTCCGCCGCCTGAACGAAGAGCAAGGCATGACGATCATCCTCACCACGCACTACCTCGAAGAAGCGCAGGAAATGTGTGACGAGATCGCGATCATCAACCATGGGCAGCTGATCACCCGCGACACTACCGCCAATCTGCTCGGCCGCCTCGACAGCAAAACCATGGTGATCACGCCCGCCGTTGAGACCGCGATCCCCGACCTGCCCGCAGGCCTCACCGCCGCAACGCGCAAAGACGGCAGTCTCGCCTTCACCTACAAACCGCGCGAAACCTCCGCCGAAGAAGTCCTCGCCGTGGTCCACAACGCTGGCATCCGCATCGCGGACGTGAAAACCGAAGAAGCCGACCTCGAAGACGTCTTCCTCGCCCTCACCTCCAATAAATAA
- a CDS encoding histidine triad nucleotide-binding protein: MAFDYDPQNIFARILRGEIPNKTVYENDHALAFEDIAPQAPVHVLVIPKGPYMSLDHFAMEASAEEQVGFMQAVAEVCKQINAEDGFRAIANTRDHGGQEVPHYHLHILAGQPLGKMLAI, translated from the coding sequence ATGGCGTTCGATTACGATCCGCAGAATATCTTTGCCCGCATCCTGCGCGGCGAGATCCCGAACAAGACTGTTTACGAAAACGACCACGCGCTGGCGTTCGAAGACATCGCGCCTCAAGCGCCGGTCCATGTGCTGGTGATCCCGAAGGGGCCGTACATGTCGCTGGACCATTTCGCGATGGAAGCGAGTGCTGAAGAGCAGGTCGGGTTTATGCAGGCGGTCGCCGAGGTGTGCAAACAGATCAACGCCGAGGACGGTTTCCGCGCCATTGCCAACACCCGCGACCATGGCGGTCAGGAAGTGCCGCATTATCACCTGCACATTCTTGCAGGACAGCCGCTGGGCAAGATGCTGGCGATCTGA
- a CDS encoding DUF5928 domain-containing protein translates to MAKIAFILLCHKDPDAIIQQAEQLTAAGDYISIHFDARAPKAYFDRIRTELADNPNVTYARKRLKCGWGEWSLVAASLEAIIAAEEAFPRATHFYMLSGDCMATKSARYAHSFLDRHDCDFVESFDFFKSDWIKTGMKEERLIYRHWFNERTQKRRFYWSFWLQRRFGLTREIPHDIDVQIGSQWWCLRRQTVEKILEFTRQRKDVMKFFETTWIPDETFFQTLVRHLVPAKEIETRTLTFLMFTDYGMPVTFYNDHYDLLLAQDTLFARKISPEAKELKKRLGKLWASERDHFGISNEGRKLFDFLTGRGREGRRFAPRFWETEASLGPERELLIIACKKWHVAKRLIQSISARTDLPTVAYLFNEENTDLPDLGGIQDSLSKRHRHRRALMRMLFDYHQSDRMVVCMDTSSLDLMQDFVNDRATTRIMVVQCQFSDDYLQGHAQRVGLAGGETPADAMSRLLPSVRNDVLHEAERIREARFTHYYTINESDPVEANARALGQFLSVSDEEARLIAETPYLFHD, encoded by the coding sequence ATGGCAAAAATCGCGTTCATACTTCTCTGCCACAAAGATCCTGACGCGATCATCCAGCAGGCTGAACAGCTGACTGCTGCAGGCGACTATATTTCGATCCATTTCGACGCCCGTGCGCCCAAGGCGTATTTCGATCGAATCCGCACGGAACTCGCCGATAATCCGAATGTCACATACGCGCGCAAACGCCTGAAATGCGGGTGGGGTGAGTGGAGCCTCGTTGCAGCGTCGCTCGAAGCGATCATCGCGGCAGAAGAGGCGTTCCCCCGTGCAACGCATTTCTACATGCTGTCGGGCGATTGCATGGCGACGAAATCGGCGCGGTATGCGCACAGCTTTCTTGATCGGCACGACTGCGACTTCGTGGAGAGTTTCGACTTCTTCAAGAGCGACTGGATCAAGACGGGCATGAAAGAAGAGCGCCTGATCTACCGTCACTGGTTCAACGAGCGAACCCAGAAGCGCCGGTTCTATTGGTCGTTCTGGTTGCAACGCCGTTTCGGTCTGACCCGCGAGATCCCGCACGATATCGACGTGCAGATCGGCAGCCAGTGGTGGTGTCTGCGCCGTCAGACAGTGGAAAAGATTCTCGAATTCACGCGGCAGCGGAAGGACGTGATGAAGTTCTTCGAGACCACGTGGATTCCTGATGAAACGTTTTTCCAGACGCTCGTGCGGCACCTCGTGCCTGCGAAGGAAATCGAGACACGCACGCTGACGTTCCTGATGTTCACGGACTACGGGATGCCGGTGACATTCTACAACGACCACTACGATCTGTTGTTGGCGCAGGACACGCTGTTCGCGCGCAAGATCAGCCCTGAAGCGAAAGAACTGAAGAAACGGCTCGGTAAGCTTTGGGCGTCGGAGCGGGATCATTTCGGCATCTCGAACGAGGGGCGCAAGCTGTTTGACTTTCTGACGGGCAGGGGCCGCGAGGGCCGCCGTTTCGCACCGCGCTTCTGGGAAACCGAGGCCAGCCTCGGGCCGGAGCGCGAGTTGCTGATTATTGCCTGCAAGAAGTGGCACGTCGCGAAGCGTCTGATCCAGTCGATCTCGGCCCGCACGGATTTGCCGACCGTGGCCTATCTGTTCAACGAGGAGAATACAGACCTGCCGGACCTTGGCGGTATTCAGGACAGCCTGTCCAAACGCCATCGCCACCGGCGTGCGCTGATGCGGATGCTGTTCGACTATCACCAGTCGGACCGGATGGTGGTGTGTATGGACACTTCCAGCCTCGATCTGATGCAGGACTTCGTCAACGACCGCGCCACCACGCGGATCATGGTCGTGCAGTGCCAGTTCTCTGACGACTACCTGCAAGGCCATGCACAACGCGTCGGTCTGGCGGGCGGCGAGACGCCTGCCGATGCGATGTCGCGCCTGCTTCCGTCCGTGCGCAATGACGTGCTCCATGAAGCGGAGCGCATCCGCGAGGCGCGGTTTACCCACTACTACACCATTAACGAAAGCGATCCGGTCGAAGCGAATGCTCGCGCGCTTGGCCAGTTTCTGTCAGTCTCCGACGAGGAGGCGCGGCTGATCGCCGAAACCCCATACCTGTTCCACGACTGA
- a CDS encoding sulfotransferase family protein translates to MGFPGVWMTESESMVYRVVPKCACSSIGQIMFYSDHGRFFDGDIHDSTSGLHKWSQDESQAPITENVKSHKSYAYSCVRNPYTRILSSFFDKIAGIQRNGRRYRGNLVPQLTQKYGIQVGSPEDNFDFDQIQSFRRFLLFARDTIRFKRPMDPDIHWSAMSGHIATFIVNGGRYDNIFWTEKFNEGMQSVLDNIETPHPIDLNNIPRFNESEGHGPKRLHPVEDYFDDLSMHLVYEIYKKDFQLFKYDFENPSNKMPIGEIDLDEVHAKLGD, encoded by the coding sequence ATGGGATTTCCGGGCGTATGGATGACCGAGAGCGAGAGCATGGTGTACCGTGTGGTGCCCAAATGTGCATGTTCGAGCATCGGCCAGATCATGTTCTATTCGGACCACGGCCGCTTTTTCGATGGCGACATCCATGATTCCACCTCGGGTCTGCACAAGTGGTCTCAAGACGAGAGTCAGGCGCCCATCACGGAGAACGTGAAGTCCCACAAAAGCTATGCCTACAGCTGCGTGCGCAATCCCTACACGCGCATCCTGTCGTCTTTCTTTGACAAGATCGCGGGCATCCAGCGCAACGGTCGCCGGTATCGCGGCAACCTTGTGCCGCAACTGACGCAGAAGTACGGCATTCAGGTCGGCTCGCCCGAGGACAACTTCGACTTCGACCAGATCCAGTCGTTCCGCCGCTTCCTGCTGTTCGCGCGCGACACCATCCGTTTCAAGCGCCCCATGGACCCCGATATCCACTGGTCGGCCATGTCGGGCCACATCGCCACGTTCATCGTGAACGGCGGGCGCTACGATAACATCTTCTGGACCGAGAAATTCAACGAAGGAATGCAGAGCGTCCTCGACAACATCGAAACGCCGCATCCCATCGACCTGAACAACATCCCGCGCTTCAACGAAAGCGAAGGCCACGGACCCAAGCGTCTGCATCCGGTCGAGGATTACTTCGACGATCTTTCGATGCATCTGGTCTACGAAATCTACAAGAAGGACTTCCAGCTCTTCAAATACGATTTCGAAAACCCGTCGAACAAGATGCCGATCGGAGAGATCGACCTCGACGAGGTTCATGCCAAACTGGGCGACTAA
- a CDS encoding adenosine kinase, whose translation MKKYQVVGIGNAIVDVIAHADDSFLELMDIEKGIMQLVERERAELLYASMEDRKQAAGGSVANTLAGLGALGARTAFVGRVRDDALGRFYADAMEKVGTAFVNPPVAGAELPTSRSMIFVSPDGERSMNTYLGVSAELGTEDVDLAVAADSEAVFLEGYLFDKDKGKEAFTAMARACSGNGGKAGIAISDPFCVERHRADFLSLIENELDYVIGNEDEIKSLFETDDLEEALKKTAEICPLVACTRSGDGVTIIANGERTDVPVEKIVPVDATGAGDGFAAGFIYGMVTGRDMETCGRMGCLVAGQVIRQVGPRAETDLKALFAENNL comes from the coding sequence ATGAAGAAGTATCAGGTTGTCGGCATCGGCAACGCCATCGTCGATGTTATCGCCCATGCTGACGACAGCTTTCTGGAGCTGATGGACATCGAAAAAGGCATCATGCAGCTGGTCGAGCGCGAACGTGCCGAACTGCTCTATGCGTCGATGGAAGACCGCAAGCAGGCCGCTGGTGGTTCGGTCGCCAACACGCTGGCAGGTCTGGGCGCGCTGGGTGCGCGCACCGCGTTCGTGGGCCGCGTGCGTGACGATGCGCTTGGCCGTTTCTACGCCGACGCGATGGAGAAGGTGGGCACCGCTTTCGTGAACCCGCCGGTGGCTGGCGCTGAGCTGCCGACCTCTCGTTCGATGATCTTCGTCTCGCCCGATGGCGAGCGTTCGATGAACACCTACCTCGGCGTTTCGGCCGAACTGGGCACCGAGGACGTCGATCTAGCCGTGGCTGCGGACTCCGAGGCCGTGTTCCTCGAAGGTTACCTGTTCGACAAGGACAAGGGTAAGGAAGCTTTCACCGCGATGGCCCGCGCCTGTAGCGGAAACGGCGGCAAGGCAGGTATCGCGATTTCCGATCCGTTCTGCGTCGAGCGTCACCGCGCCGACTTCCTGAGCCTGATCGAAAACGAACTCGACTACGTCATCGGCAACGAAGACGAGATCAAGTCGCTGTTCGAAACCGACGATCTGGAAGAAGCCCTGAAGAAAACCGCCGAGATTTGCCCGCTGGTGGCCTGCACCCGTTCTGGCGACGGTGTGACCATCATTGCAAACGGCGAACGCACCGACGTGCCCGTCGAAAAGATCGTGCCTGTGGATGCGACGGGCGCGGGCGACGGTTTCGCCGCTGGCTTCATCTATGGCATGGTCACTGGCCGCGACATGGAGACCTGCGGACGTATGGGCTGCCTCGTGGCGGGGCAGGTGATCCGTCAGGTCGGGCCGCGTGCCGAAACGGACCTCAAGGCGCTTTTCGCCGAGAACAACCTCTAA